From Oreochromis aureus strain Israel breed Guangdong linkage group 4, ZZ_aureus, whole genome shotgun sequence, a single genomic window includes:
- the cnn1b gene encoding calponin-1, whose amino-acid sequence MTTHFRSGPAFGLSAEVKSKLAGKYDPHKEEELRLWIEDVTGKRIGDSFMDSLKDGVLLCELINVLQPGSVKKINHSSQNWHQLENIGNFVRAITEYGLKPHDIFEANDLFENVNHTQVQCTLIALAGMAKSKGFHSKYDIGVKYAEKQQRRFAPEKLREGRNVIGLQMGTNQFASQKGMTSYGTRRHLYDAKIGMDNPDQSTISLQMGTNKGASQSGMTAPGTRRHIFDKNLKLEDCDTTTISLQMGTNKGASQQGMTTYGLPRQVYDNKYCINPTEANCNNGSEVEFDGYNQYSD is encoded by the exons CTTGCAGGAAAATATGACCCACATAAAGAAGAGGAGCTGAGACTGTGGATTGAAGATGTGACTGGCAAAAGGATCGGGGACAGCTTCATGGATAGCCTGAAAGATGGAGTACTGTTGTGCGA GCTCATAAATGTTCTCCAGCCGGGCTCTGTGAAAAAGATCAACCACTCCAGTCAAAACTGGCACCAG TTGGAAAACATAGGGAATTTCGTCCGTGCCATCACGGAGTACGGCCTGAAGCCACACGACATCTTTGAGGCCAACGATCTGTTTGAGAATGTCAACCACACTCAGGTCCAGTGCACACTCATCGCTCTGGCTGGAATG GCCAAGTCCAAAGGTTTCCACTCAAAGTACGATATAGGGGTGAAGTACGCAGAGAAACAGCAGCGGCGCTTCGCTCCCGAGAAGCTCAGGGAGGGACGTAACGTCATAGGCCTGCAG ATGGGCACTAACCAGTTTGCCAGTCAAAAGGGCATGACCTCTTACGGGACACGACGCCATTTGTATGATGCCAAAATAGGCATGGACAACCCTGACCAATCTACTATCAGCCTACAGATGGGCACCAACAAGGGAGCCAGCCAG TCCGGTATGACGGCTCCAGGAACCAGGAGGCATATTTTTGACAAGAACCTGAAGCTGGAGGACTGTGACACCACCACCATCTCTCTGCAGATGGGCACCAACAAAGGGGCCTCTCAACAGGGCATGACCACTTACGGCCTGCCCCGCCAAGTCTACGACAACAAGTACTGCATCAACCCTACTGAGGCCAACTGCAACAACGGGAGCGAGGTGGAGTTTGATGGCTACAACCAGTACTCTGACTAA